In a single window of the Olivibacter sp. SDN3 genome:
- a CDS encoding TonB-dependent receptor, protein MKKRLLLFFMGFLFVAVHVLAQEKTITGRVSSAKDQSPLPGVSVKVKETNQGVGTDAQGNYNIRADVGQTLIFTFVGSESREVIVTDSEDLINISLDDDQRALEEVVVVGFGTQKRTSLTGAVSTVDVEKTLQTRPITDVARGLQGAVAGLNISTPSGALGQNPTIRLRGVTGSLNAGDAGAAPLILVDNVEVPSLNMVNPNDIESMSVVKDAAAAIYGTRAAFGVILITTKSGKRNTPTRVEYSNNLAWQKPTKTPNIAPAAEGASAQLAAARRENPSQEFVSVVGTRIDDIAIERMREWESLYGGQNLGMEMVEGRDWEMRGGGLYFYRPWDAPEMYMRNSTPQQNHNLGFSGGSENINYNLGLGYLNEGGVLKVNPDKFERYNLNLGLNASVNKYLDVFTKVLYSNTNYNQPYSFGGDIYDPWFYLYRWPKTFPYGTIDGEPLRNSITEVEQAQMNTFKNDMTRITLGAKLNLLPGLTLDADYSFTAFNQQDHINGGWVSGLDFWDGGGLTYRTFTSDAHNRVAFTNRKENRHVVNAYATYDKSIQDHHMKLTGGLNMETFRMGGQTAQRLGLMDSEMPELPLATGQQTVNSEARQWSTLGYFARINYDYKNKYLLELIGRYDGSSRFPMNDNWGFFPSASAGYVLSEEAFMDFAKPYLSFFKIRASYGSVGQQEVGLNRFLSTMPMTPTSNVNGQWLIGDAFVPTIDSPVPVSSTLTWETLTTKEIGLDANFFDDKLNLVFNRYRRTISNMLSPGITLPNSFGAQSPVRNFGEMQTNGWELELGYQHAFNNGLNISVRGQLSDFTEKITKYEDISNISTTGTSDSHYQGKVLGEIWGYETDRFFTRDDFQQDANGNLITTDNGRYILVPGIADQSFYEAGNFFYGPGDVKYRDLNGDGVIDVGDGTAENPGDRRVIGNTTPRYFYGLRMDFAYKGFDLGFFLQGVAKRDLWASGSMFVPGFRNEEAWFEHQMDYWTEDNPNAFYPRPTMHNQSNGVRNMMPQTRYLLDMSYLRLKNLTFGYTLPEHLTDKIKMQRVRVFFSGENLFEFDNLDVPIDPEVDYTDLGENDPNTFGRVYPYRRTFSFGIQATL, encoded by the coding sequence ATGAAGAAAAGACTACTCCTGTTTTTTATGGGATTTTTATTTGTGGCAGTCCATGTACTGGCCCAGGAAAAAACAATTACCGGTAGGGTAAGCTCTGCCAAAGATCAATCGCCTTTACCGGGTGTTTCGGTAAAGGTTAAAGAAACCAATCAAGGAGTTGGGACAGATGCACAGGGAAATTATAACATCCGCGCGGATGTTGGCCAGACGTTGATTTTCACCTTCGTTGGATCTGAAAGTAGAGAGGTTATCGTTACCGATAGCGAAGATCTTATTAACATTTCCTTAGACGACGATCAACGAGCGTTAGAAGAAGTAGTGGTGGTGGGGTTTGGAACGCAGAAAAGGACGTCATTAACGGGTGCGGTATCCACTGTTGATGTAGAAAAGACACTGCAAACACGCCCGATCACTGACGTTGCCCGCGGACTTCAAGGTGCCGTTGCCGGATTGAATATCTCCACTCCCAGCGGTGCCTTAGGGCAGAATCCCACGATCCGGTTACGTGGCGTAACCGGATCACTCAATGCCGGCGACGCAGGAGCCGCCCCTTTAATTCTGGTAGATAATGTGGAAGTACCCAGCCTCAATATGGTTAATCCAAATGACATCGAAAGCATGTCTGTCGTAAAAGATGCTGCCGCTGCGATTTATGGTACCCGGGCAGCCTTTGGTGTTATTTTGATTACGACAAAATCAGGTAAGCGAAATACTCCCACACGCGTTGAATACAGCAATAACCTGGCCTGGCAGAAACCAACAAAAACACCGAATATCGCTCCTGCAGCTGAAGGCGCAAGCGCTCAGCTAGCTGCTGCAAGAAGAGAAAACCCTTCACAGGAATTTGTATCGGTAGTTGGTACGCGCATTGATGATATTGCCATTGAACGTATGCGGGAATGGGAATCTTTATATGGTGGCCAAAATCTCGGAATGGAGATGGTGGAAGGACGTGACTGGGAGATGCGGGGCGGCGGACTCTATTTTTACCGCCCATGGGATGCCCCGGAAATGTATATGCGCAACAGCACGCCGCAGCAAAATCACAATCTTGGTTTCAGCGGCGGAAGCGAAAATATCAACTACAATTTAGGCTTGGGTTATTTAAATGAAGGCGGTGTATTAAAAGTCAATCCCGATAAATTTGAACGTTACAATTTAAACTTAGGACTGAACGCTTCCGTAAACAAATACCTGGACGTGTTTACCAAAGTGCTCTATTCCAATACAAATTATAACCAACCATATTCGTTTGGCGGCGATATTTACGACCCCTGGTTTTATCTCTATCGTTGGCCAAAAACTTTCCCTTATGGTACCATCGACGGTGAACCCTTGCGTAATTCCATTACGGAAGTGGAACAGGCACAAATGAATACTTTTAAAAATGATATGACGAGAATAACGTTAGGCGCTAAGCTTAATTTATTACCCGGACTTACCCTGGATGCCGACTATAGCTTTACCGCCTTCAATCAACAGGATCATATCAATGGTGGATGGGTTTCCGGTCTGGATTTTTGGGATGGCGGCGGACTAACCTACCGGACTTTCACCTCGGATGCACATAACCGCGTAGCATTTACCAACAGGAAAGAGAATAGACACGTGGTAAATGCGTATGCTACGTATGATAAGTCCATTCAAGATCATCACATGAAACTGACCGGCGGTCTCAATATGGAAACATTCCGTATGGGCGGTCAAACGGCACAACGCTTGGGCCTTATGGACTCGGAAATGCCGGAACTACCACTGGCAACCGGACAGCAAACCGTCAATAGCGAAGCCAGGCAATGGTCTACCTTAGGCTACTTTGCGCGGATTAACTACGATTATAAAAACAAATATTTACTGGAGTTGATCGGGCGTTATGATGGTTCTTCCCGCTTCCCGATGAATGACAACTGGGGCTTCTTCCCTTCCGCATCTGCGGGTTATGTACTGTCTGAAGAAGCCTTCATGGATTTTGCTAAACCTTACCTCAGTTTCTTTAAAATACGTGCTTCCTATGGAAGTGTTGGTCAGCAGGAAGTAGGCCTCAATCGATTCCTATCGACCATGCCCATGACGCCGACTTCAAATGTTAACGGACAATGGCTGATCGGCGACGCCTTTGTACCAACAATTGACAGCCCTGTCCCGGTATCAAGTACCTTAACCTGGGAAACGCTTACAACAAAAGAGATCGGTCTGGATGCTAACTTCTTTGACGATAAGTTAAACCTCGTATTTAATCGCTATAGAAGAACGATTAGTAACATGTTGTCGCCGGGCATAACGCTTCCAAACAGTTTCGGAGCCCAATCGCCAGTACGAAATTTCGGTGAAATGCAAACCAATGGTTGGGAACTGGAACTCGGCTATCAACACGCCTTTAATAATGGACTGAATATCAGCGTGCGTGGTCAGTTGAGCGATTTCACCGAAAAGATCACAAAATATGAGGATATCTCGAATATCAGTACCACAGGTACCTCAGACAGTCATTATCAAGGCAAAGTGCTAGGCGAGATATGGGGCTATGAAACCGATCGTTTCTTTACCCGTGACGATTTTCAACAGGATGCCAACGGAAACCTGATTACTACCGATAATGGCCGCTATATCCTCGTTCCGGGAATAGCCGATCAAAGTTTTTATGAGGCGGGAAACTTCTTTTATGGTCCGGGTGACGTGAAATACCGCGACCTCAACGGAGATGGCGTAATCGATGTGGGTGATGGAACGGCAGAAAACCCGGGCGATCGACGGGTTATCGGGAATACCACACCGCGCTATTTCTATGGTTTACGTATGGATTTTGCTTATAAGGGTTTTGACCTAGGGTTCTTTTTGCAAGGCGTAGCAAAACGCGACCTTTGGGCGTCTGGTAGCATGTTCGTTCCCGGCTTCCGAAACGAAGAGGCATGGTTTGAACACCAAATGGATTACTGGACCGAAGATAACCCTAATGCCTTTTATCCCCGGCCAACCATGCATAATCAAAGCAACGGGGTAAGAAACATGATGCCACAAACGAGATATTTATTAGACATGTCTTATTTGCGACTGAAGAATCTCACATTCGGTTATACACTACCGGAACACTTGACAGATAAAATCAAGATGCAAAGGGTAAGGGTTTTCTTTAGCGGAGAGAACCTGTTTGAATTTGATAACCTCGATGTTCCCATTGATCCCGAGGTGGATTATACGGATCTCGGCGAAAATGACCCCAATACCTTCGGACGGGTCTATCCTTACCGCAGAACATTTTCATTTGGTATACAAGCAACGCTATAA
- a CDS encoding DeoR/GlpR family DNA-binding transcription regulator, whose product MLKEERQAFIIHEVNLHNKVLSSDLSVQLNVSEDTIRRDLNELAESGKVLKVYGGALSKSFQYPFQDNEVYARESKKSIAQKAITLIQDGMAVLLGGGTTMLELARMVPEKMQCTFFTISPLVALELAERSEDDVILIGGKLARSTNVTIGSQVINQLSEIRVDLCLLGTNSLSVEDGVTDSDWEVVQIKKAMLRCSQKTGILSIAEKLNSVQKMKVCNVNAIDYLVTDLDPLHDSLARFSQVVKII is encoded by the coding sequence ATGCTAAAAGAAGAAAGGCAGGCATTTATTATACATGAAGTTAATCTGCATAATAAAGTATTGTCATCAGATCTGAGTGTTCAGCTTAATGTATCGGAAGACACAATACGTAGAGATTTGAATGAACTGGCTGAAAGTGGGAAAGTGCTGAAAGTCTATGGAGGAGCTTTGTCAAAATCGTTTCAGTATCCATTTCAGGACAACGAGGTTTACGCGCGAGAATCCAAAAAGAGCATAGCGCAAAAGGCTATAACACTTATACAGGATGGTATGGCAGTGTTATTGGGAGGTGGTACTACCATGTTAGAACTTGCACGAATGGTGCCAGAAAAAATGCAGTGTACTTTTTTTACAATCAGCCCGCTTGTAGCGCTCGAATTAGCAGAACGATCTGAAGACGATGTGATCTTAATAGGAGGTAAGTTAGCAAGAAGCACAAATGTAACAATCGGTTCGCAGGTAATCAATCAACTTTCCGAAATCAGAGTGGATTTATGTTTATTGGGTACCAATAGTCTTTCTGTAGAAGATGGCGTAACTGATTCTGATTGGGAAGTGGTACAGATAAAAAAAGCGATGCTAAGATGCTCTCAGAAAACAGGTATTCTCAGTATAGCCGAAAAGTTAAATTCGGTACAAAAAATGAAAGTCTGTAATGTAAATGCGATTGACTATCTAGTGACTGATCTCGATCCCTTACATGATAGTTTGGCTAGATTTTCTCAGGTCGTAAAGATTATATAA